The genomic window GGCCGCCATATCGATTACCTGTACTACGGCAGCGGACACCTGCACCAAATCAGCCTCGACGGCGAAGTCATAACCGACATCGAACGCGACAAACTGCACCGCGAAATCCAAAGGACGCAGGGCAGCATCAGCAGCCTGTACGACTACGACCCCATGGGTCGTCTGAAAAGCCAGCGTACCGTCCGGAGCGGCACACAAACACCCCGCGGCAAACAAAACCCGTTGGCCGGCGGCGCCGTCAACCGCCGCTACGCCTACGACAAAGCCGGCAACCTGATTCAAAGCGCCGACCAAAGAAGCGGCGTCCTCCATTACGTTTACGACAAAATCGGACGCATTCAAGAAGCCCGCAACAGCCAAACCGGCCGCAGCGAAACCTTCGCCTTCGACCCCGCCCACAACATCCTCGACATCCCAACATCTACTCCCTCTCCCGTGGGAGAGGGCAAAGCGACCGCTCCGATTTCAGACGACCCCAAAACTCAAGGTCGTCTGAAATCACCTGCCAACCCTAACCCTGTCAGCGGCAACCGCCTCAAAGAATACAACGGCATCGAATACACCTACGACGCATTGGGCAACCTGATCTACCGCCAGCTGCCCGACGGTGAAAACCAATATTACCAATACGATTTAGAAAACCAACTCGTCCGCGCCGAAATCAAAAAGCCCGCCGGCAATACCGAGATCTGGACATACGCCTACGACCCGTTCGGCAGACGCCTCTCCAAAGAACGCCAAGACAAACTTGCCTGGACGAGTACCGATCCGAAACGCACCCACTTCGTCTGGGACGGAACACGATTACTTCAGGAGTACACCTACAAAGGCAGCTACACCTATATCTACACCGACCAAGACAGCTACGAACCGCTGGCGCAAGTCTTTGACAACGCCAAAGACGGCAAACAATACCTCGCCTATTTCCACAACGACCAAATCGGCATACCGCGCGAGATGACCGACATCCACGGCAATCTCTTATGGTACGGCGAATACACCGCTTGGGGTCGTCTGAAAAAGGATGAACGGGTTTACAAGAATGCGCATCAGCCGTTCAGATTGCAAAACCAATACTTCGATGAAGAGACCGGACTGCATTACAACCTGATGCGGTATTACGAGCCAGAGGCTGGGCGTTTCATTAACCAAGACCCGATTGGGTTGTTTGGTGGAGATAATTTATATTCATTTGGTAATCAAGTATTGGATTTTATCGATCCACTTGGTTTAAAAATTTATGGCCATAGAAAAAACGGAACATTTAGGAAAAAACCTGGACCGAAATCCAAGAAGAAAAGCGCGGGTAAAGGGGAGTGTATCCAAAATAAAAAAGATGGTGATGCTCGCGAAGCCTTACATAAAAAAGACTTAGATGCCCAATATGGAGCTGACCGTATATTGAGTCAGAAACACTTGAGAAATAAAAAGGGCGAAATTGTTAGAGATCCCGTAACAGGTGAGTCTCGTAAGCTTGATTTTGTTATAAAAGGAGCTGGTAAAAATGGTGGTGGGCATGCTCAGGAAGTAACTAGTTTGACTGCGTCTAAGACGGCACAACGTGCTAAAGAATTAAGGATTAGAAATTCTGGGGGTATTTATGTTAGAGATGGGACATCCCTAATTAAAGTAGATGAATTATCTGAAATTATCCGATTGAAATAGAAAGGAAACTTATGGAAGCAAATGATATAGTTTTATTTGATTTTGATGCATTTATTTCAGGAAGTAAAGATGTTGATTACCAAGAAGCAATAAAAAAAATGTCTTTGTCTTTGATGAAATTTTTAATAGAAAATGATTTGTTGGTAAATATAAATCCTTTTAATCAAGATGGATCAGTAAAAAATGATTTAATTATTAAGAAATCAAATTTAACGGATGAAGGTTTTCAATTATTCGTTAAACCAGTAAATAACTGGTGGAATGCTTTGGATAGGGGAACTCCTCCCGAGAAAGTTACTATTTTGGAGAATGGGTTGAAAAAAATTCGTGCTGTGAAAAAGTAATTTTCTAGCAAGCCGTAGCCCGCACAAAACCTTCAGTCCTGACGTAGGGTGTGTGCGGTACACACGCACGCGGTTTCTGTTTTTCAGACGATCTCACTATCTTCTTTGAGGTCGTCTGAATCATTTGTTCTTTAACAATCTCATTAGCAGTTGACATAGAGGTCGTCTGAAAACGAACTTTCAGGCGACCTTCATCTTATTTCGTCAAAAATGTGCGCACGAAAGGGTTTTCATATCATACTGCTGCCTTTGAAATAGAATAAAAGGCGTATATAAAATCATGTAGGAAGGATGATTTCGGAAACCAAACGGCAGGGATTAATTTCTAGGAAACAGGCAGCAAGATTGCGTAGAATTATTGGTAAATGTTCCTAATTTTATTAATGTAAATATATTGGAAAGGGTTAATATGACCTACTTGATTAAGCCATATGAATCAATTGGTGATTTTGTATTTGGTACTTCTATTGAGGAAATACAAGAAAAATATGGAAAACCAGCAAGAATGGTTGAAGATAATATTATGAATAATAAGGTGGAATATAGGAATGCTTGTGAGTTAGTTTATGAAAACGATAAATTGGTTTATGGATATTGCTTAAAAGATTCTAATCCCATATTAGGAGATATTGATATATTTAAAAATTCAATCGAAGACCTTAAAGCTATCGATTCAGAATTTATCGAAGGAAAAAAATATATTCTTTTTAAGAATCTCGGGATTTGTATAGGAGGTATGACAGGAAAAAAAATTCCTGAAGGCAAGTTATTAATTGCATTTGATAAAAATCACTTTGATTTTTTTGAATGTTTTATCGAGGTGTAATCGAACTGTAGTCAATGAAACTTCCAATTTCGATGTAGAGTAAGCCGCAGCCTACACAAAACCTTCAGTCCTGACGTAGGGGGTGTGCAGTACGCACGCACGCGGTTTCTGTTCAGACGACCTCAAAACCTTCTTTGAGGTCGTCTGAGCCATTTGTTCTTTAACAATCTCATTAACAGTAACATAGGGGTTGTCTGAAAACCGACTTTCAGACGACCTCTGCCAAATCGCCTCCCCCGACGGCGGCGCACCGCCTCACCTCCGTCACCTTCAACGGTAAGGAACTGGTGCGCTACGACTACGACGGCTACGGCGATTTGACCGCCGTTTACGGACGCGACGGCAAAAAACTGCGCGGTTTCGCCTACCGCAACCACATTATGGTGGAACACAGCCAGCCCGACGGACTGGTGTCCCGCTACGAATACGACCATTACGACACCGACGGCAAAGTGCTTAAAAGCAGCAACAACCTCGGCGAAGAATGGACGTTCGACTACGATAAAGCCCGCCGTCTGACCGTCCTCACCAACGAAAACGGCGAAACCTACCGTCTCGATTACGACCCGACCGACAACTTGATCCAAGAAACCGGCTGGGACGGCAAAATCACCGCCTACGGCTACGATGCCGCCGGACAACTGGTTCAACAGACCGAATACGGCCAAAGTCATAATGAAGGCCGTCTGAAAGACCGTCCCGAGACTTGGCACATCCACCGATTCAAACGCAACATTCTCGGCCAACTGATCCAAAAACAAAGCCGCAAAGTGTCCCACAAAAACGGACAAAGCAAAGACGAAGGCATCAGCCGCACCCGTTTCGACTACGACCCCATTACCGGCAACCTGACCAAAGCCCGCAACCGACACAGCAGCGTCGAACTTGCCTACGACGAACTCGACCGCCTCATCGGCGAAACCACCGTCCACAACGGCCAAAGTGCCACCGTAGGCTACCGATACGACCCGTTGGGCAACCGCATCCGCACCATCCTGCCCGACGGCCGCCATATCGATTAATCGAACGCGACAAACTGCACCGCGAAATCCAAAGGACGCAGGGCAGCATCAGCAGCCTGTACGACTACGACCCCATGGGCCGTCTGAAAAGCCAGCGTACCGTTTGGAGCGGCACACAAACGCATCACGGCAAACAAAACCCGCTGGCCGGCGGCGCCGTCAACCGCCGCTACGCCTACGACAAAGCCGGCAACCTGATTCAAAGCGCCGACCAAAGAAGCGGCGTCCTCCATTACGTCTACGACAAAATCGGACGGATTCAGGAAGCCCTCAACAGCCAAAGCGGCCGCAGCGAAACCTTCGCCTTCGACCCCGCCCACAACATCCTCGACATTCCAACATCTACTC from Neisseria sp. DTU_2020_1000833_1_SI_GRL_NUU_006 includes these protein-coding regions:
- a CDS encoding DNA polymerase III, which translates into the protein MEANDIVLFDFDAFISGSKDVDYQEAIKKMSLSLMKFLIENDLLVNINPFNQDGSVKNDLIIKKSNLTDEGFQLFVKPVNNWWNALDRGTPPEKVTILENGLKKIRAVKK
- a CDS encoding CTP synthase, whose translation is MTYLIKPYESIGDFVFGTSIEEIQEKYGKPARMVEDNIMNNKVEYRNACELVYENDKLVYGYCLKDSNPILGDIDIFKNSIEDLKAIDSEFIEGKKYILFKNLGICIGGMTGKKIPEGKLLIAFDKNHFDFFECFIEV